A section of the Verrucomicrobium sp. GAS474 genome encodes:
- a CDS encoding ferredoxin: protein MASIADRYSENVTGKYYVDSQCIDCDLCRETAPANFTRQDDGGYSYVYKQPETPEEEAQSKEAMEGCPVEAIGNDAA from the coding sequence ATGGCCTCCATTGCAGACCGCTACAGCGAAAACGTCACCGGCAAGTATTATGTCGATAGCCAGTGCATCGACTGCGATCTTTGCCGCGAAACGGCTCCGGCCAACTTCACCCGCCAGGACGACGGCGGCTACTCCTACGTCTACAAGCAGCCCGAGACGCCCGAGGAAGAAGCCCAGAGCAAGGAAGCGATGGAAGGCTGCCCCGTCGAGGCCATCGGCAACGACGCCGCCTAA
- a CDS encoding serine/threonine-protein kinase: MSVGDVRIGSDLACASCGQSFAYHPWVGRYQIEKRIGEGATGRVYLAHDSANGGAPVSIKLLNPDKARDALALWALLRESEVLTSFHHPNIVGFVEFGEIEGIRFLAIEYVPGGTLEERIRSGNRPDEKEALHIGIEAASALRQLARHGLLHRDMKPEHILIGAAGQIKITDFGLCIGIGEQDAANDVVWGTPYYIPPERLKRETEDFRSDIYSLGATLYHALAGRPPYTEGDPSKIVACHEAGPPPPIEEVAPHLHPSVAALIHRAIALDPADRFPSYEELMHAFSWTKRHLDEAPVPAQS; the protein is encoded by the coding sequence ATGTCGGTCGGCGATGTGCGGATCGGAAGCGACCTCGCCTGCGCCTCCTGCGGCCAGTCCTTCGCCTACCATCCGTGGGTCGGCCGCTACCAGATCGAGAAACGGATCGGCGAAGGGGCGACGGGGCGGGTCTACCTGGCCCATGACTCGGCCAACGGCGGCGCGCCGGTCTCGATCAAGCTCCTGAACCCCGACAAGGCCCGCGACGCCCTCGCCCTCTGGGCCCTCCTGCGGGAAAGCGAGGTGCTGACCTCCTTCCACCACCCGAACATCGTCGGCTTCGTCGAATTCGGCGAGATCGAGGGAATCCGCTTCCTCGCCATCGAATATGTCCCGGGCGGGACGCTGGAGGAACGGATCCGGAGCGGGAACCGGCCCGACGAGAAGGAGGCCCTCCACATCGGCATCGAGGCCGCCTCGGCGCTGCGGCAGCTGGCCCGCCACGGCCTCCTCCACCGGGACATGAAGCCGGAGCACATCCTCATCGGGGCCGCCGGGCAGATCAAGATCACCGACTTCGGCCTCTGCATCGGCATCGGGGAGCAGGACGCGGCGAACGACGTCGTCTGGGGGACCCCCTACTATATTCCGCCGGAACGGCTGAAACGGGAGACGGAGGATTTCCGGAGCGACATCTACAGCCTCGGCGCCACCCTCTACCACGCCCTCGCCGGACGCCCGCCCTACACCGAGGGCGATCCGAGCAAGATCGTCGCCTGCCACGAGGCCGGGCCGCCGCCGCCGATCGAAGAGGTCGCCCCCCACCTCCATCCCTCCGTCGCCGCCCTCATCCACCGGGCCATCGCCCTCGATCCGGCCGACCGCTTCCCCTCCTACGAGGAGCTGATGCACGCCTTCTCCTGGACGAAGCGCCACCTCGACGAGGCTCCCGTTCCGGCTCAAAGCTAG
- a CDS encoding RluA family pseudouridine synthase, translating into MHFSTDHLRPHRDSRVDLFLAAELGRSRSFVQELIEAGRVVLAPNPERLKASYKIRAGDELSVVDEALVAKEPPVVPEGQDIPLSILFEDEAVLVLDKAPGLVVHPAAGHADGTLVNALVHHCGGSLAGRGGDARLGIVHRLDKDTSGLMVVAKTDLAHERLAAQFADRDVHKTYQALCWGQFRRPVGTCLNKMARHRIHRQKMAVVSPNSTAGKEAHTDYRVLLQGKPGAWVECLLHTGRTHQIRVHMTHLGYPIAGDQLYGRGGPKRLWDGEEVPRQMLHAAKLAFTHPMTGKEIEFEAPLPEDFKRLLARIGG; encoded by the coding sequence ATGCACTTTTCCACCGACCATCTCCGCCCCCATCGCGACTCCCGCGTCGATCTCTTCCTCGCGGCGGAGCTGGGCCGTTCCCGCTCCTTCGTCCAGGAGCTGATCGAGGCGGGCCGGGTCGTCCTCGCGCCGAACCCGGAGCGGTTGAAGGCGAGCTACAAGATCCGGGCCGGGGACGAGCTCTCCGTCGTCGACGAGGCCCTCGTCGCCAAGGAGCCGCCCGTCGTCCCCGAGGGTCAGGACATCCCCCTCTCGATCCTCTTCGAGGACGAGGCCGTGCTGGTCCTCGACAAGGCCCCCGGCCTCGTCGTCCACCCGGCGGCGGGCCATGCCGACGGGACCCTCGTCAACGCCCTCGTCCACCACTGCGGCGGGAGCCTGGCCGGACGGGGAGGGGACGCCCGCCTCGGCATCGTCCACCGCCTCGACAAGGACACCAGCGGCCTCATGGTCGTCGCCAAGACCGACCTCGCCCACGAGCGCCTCGCCGCCCAGTTCGCCGACCGGGACGTCCACAAGACCTACCAGGCCCTCTGCTGGGGCCAGTTCCGCCGCCCCGTCGGGACCTGCCTCAACAAGATGGCCCGCCACCGCATCCACCGGCAGAAGATGGCCGTCGTCTCCCCGAACAGCACGGCGGGGAAGGAAGCCCACACCGATTACCGCGTCCTCCTCCAGGGGAAGCCCGGCGCGTGGGTCGAGTGCCTCCTCCACACCGGGCGGACCCACCAGATCCGCGTCCACATGACCCACCTCGGCTACCCCATCGCGGGCGACCAGCTCTACGGCCGGGGCGGCCCGAAGCGGCTCTGGGACGGCGAGGAGGTCCCGCGCCAGATGCTCCATGCGGCGAAGCTCGCCTTCACCCATCCGATGACCGGGAAAGAAATTGAATTCGAGGCTCCCCTCCCGGAGGATTTCAAGCGGCTCCTCGCCCGCATCGGCGGGTGA
- a CDS encoding uracil-DNA glycosylase, with translation MTTPALDPHLQSELKKALGSYARLLKAQGLTHVPLDRRAREILRHMEAPGKATAQAPSTPASAPVHLKAEHAPAPAPASAPAPRPAGSTSAPVSASVPDPMPRRPAPPAPASTSLSSAQTVKGEAVSADGTKAERLARLQAKASVCRKCEHLAAFRQNVVFGEGNPEAALMFVGEAPGADEDEQARPFIGRAGQMLTKMIQAMGLTREEIYIGNILKCRPDMPKGAPGNRKPTPEEMQTCMPYIVSQIEIIQPKAIVALGSTSVEALLDAKMPISRLRGKFVDFRGIPLMPTFHPSYLLHNPTNETKRKVWEDLLLVMEKLNLPISEKQRGFFL, from the coding sequence ATGACCACGCCCGCCCTCGACCCCCACCTCCAGAGCGAACTGAAGAAGGCCCTCGGCAGCTATGCCCGCCTCCTGAAGGCCCAGGGCCTCACCCACGTCCCCCTCGACCGCCGCGCCCGGGAGATCCTCCGGCACATGGAAGCCCCGGGGAAGGCGACGGCCCAGGCCCCGTCCACTCCCGCCTCCGCCCCCGTCCACCTCAAGGCAGAGCATGCCCCCGCTCCTGCGCCGGCTTCCGCTCCCGCCCCCCGTCCTGCCGGCTCGACTTCGGCTCCCGTTTCCGCTTCAGTTCCCGATCCCATGCCGCGTCGTCCCGCTCCTCCCGCCCCTGCCTCCACCTCCCTTTCCAGCGCCCAGACGGTGAAGGGGGAGGCCGTTTCCGCCGACGGCACGAAGGCCGAGCGCCTCGCCCGCCTCCAGGCGAAGGCCTCCGTCTGCCGGAAGTGCGAGCACCTCGCCGCCTTCCGCCAGAACGTCGTCTTCGGCGAGGGGAATCCCGAGGCCGCCCTCATGTTCGTCGGGGAAGCCCCCGGCGCCGACGAGGACGAGCAGGCCCGCCCCTTCATCGGCCGCGCCGGGCAGATGCTCACGAAGATGATCCAGGCCATGGGCCTGACCCGGGAAGAGATCTACATCGGGAACATCCTGAAGTGCCGTCCCGACATGCCGAAGGGCGCCCCCGGCAACCGGAAGCCGACCCCCGAGGAAATGCAGACCTGCATGCCCTACATCGTCTCCCAGATCGAGATCATCCAGCCGAAGGCGATCGTCGCCCTCGGCTCGACCTCGGTCGAGGCCCTCCTCGACGCGAAGATGCCGATCAGCCGCCTGCGCGGGAAATTCGTCGATTTCCGGGGCATCCCCCTGATGCCGACCTTCCACCCCTCCTACCTCCTCCACAACCCGACGAACGAGACCAAGCGCAAGGTCTGGGAAGACCTTCTCCTCGTCATGGAAAAGCTCAACCTCCCGATCAGCGAGAAGCAGCGGGGGTTCTTCCTATGA
- the mnmA gene encoding tRNA 2-thiouridine(34) synthase MnmA has protein sequence MSETNTPASKGRVLLGMSGGVDSSVAAYLLKEEGWEVIGVTMKVWPQDCMSRAEDKCCGPQAVADARSVAHALGIPHYVVDEADEFEKVVIDYFGSEYRQGRTPNPCVMCNEKLKFGRLQDKALGLGATHVATGHYAQIVHENGRSRLFRAKDRKKDQSYFLFSLRDGQLGRSVSPLGHLEKPEVRAIAKKLGLKTYDKEESQEICFVPGNDYAAFLKGHFGEETFHPGGIYLRDGTRIGEHEGIELYTVGQRKGLPGGQGKPLYVLDIDPKGQRVIVGGYEELERPECFIDNTNWLTADGKLTVPTEIEVKIRYNWPAVRARVEPIEGHPHRARIVFAEPQRAVSPGQAAVCYIRSREGSDDFDEVLGGGWIERSEIVVEEKTVAAAER, from the coding sequence ATGAGTGAGACTAACACTCCCGCGAGCAAGGGCCGCGTCCTCCTCGGCATGAGCGGCGGCGTCGACTCGAGCGTCGCCGCCTACCTCCTGAAGGAGGAGGGCTGGGAAGTCATCGGCGTCACGATGAAGGTCTGGCCGCAGGATTGCATGTCCCGCGCCGAGGACAAGTGCTGCGGCCCCCAGGCCGTCGCCGACGCCCGCTCCGTCGCCCACGCCCTCGGCATCCCCCATTACGTCGTCGACGAGGCCGATGAGTTCGAGAAGGTCGTCATCGACTACTTCGGCAGCGAGTACCGCCAGGGCCGGACGCCGAACCCGTGCGTCATGTGCAACGAGAAGCTCAAGTTCGGCCGCCTCCAGGACAAGGCCCTCGGCCTCGGCGCCACCCACGTCGCCACCGGCCATTACGCCCAGATCGTTCACGAGAATGGCCGCTCCCGCCTTTTCCGCGCCAAGGACCGGAAGAAAGACCAATCGTACTTCCTCTTCAGCCTCCGCGACGGCCAGCTGGGCCGCTCCGTCTCCCCCCTCGGCCACCTGGAAAAGCCCGAGGTCCGCGCCATCGCGAAGAAACTCGGCCTGAAGACCTACGACAAGGAAGAGAGCCAGGAAATCTGCTTCGTCCCCGGCAACGACTACGCCGCCTTCCTCAAGGGCCACTTCGGCGAGGAGACCTTCCACCCCGGCGGCATCTACCTCCGCGACGGCACCCGCATCGGCGAGCACGAGGGGATCGAACTCTACACCGTCGGCCAGCGGAAGGGGCTCCCCGGCGGCCAGGGGAAACCCCTCTACGTCCTCGACATCGATCCGAAGGGCCAGCGCGTCATCGTCGGCGGCTACGAGGAACTGGAGCGCCCCGAGTGCTTCATCGACAACACCAATTGGCTGACCGCCGACGGCAAGCTCACGGTTCCGACCGAGATCGAGGTGAAGATCCGTTACAACTGGCCCGCCGTCCGCGCGAGGGTCGAGCCCATCGAAGGGCATCCCCACCGCGCCCGCATCGTTTTCGCCGAACCCCAGCGGGCCGTCTCGCCGGGGCAGGCCGCCGTCTGCTACATCCGCAGCCGGGAGGGTTCGGACGACTTCGACGAAGTTCTCGGGGGCGGCTGGATCGAGCGGAGCGAGATCGTCGTCGAGGAAAAGACCGTTGCCGCTGCGGAGCGATAA
- the cutA gene encoding divalent-cation tolerance protein CutA: MTPILVMVTVPSAAVGKKLGKKLVKERLAACVQVVPGLTSIYRWEGKIETSKEHLLLLKSADELWPSLQAAVRENHPYDCPEIVAVPPGQVSKKYAAWWREALGY, translated from the coding sequence ATGACGCCGATTCTGGTGATGGTGACGGTGCCGAGCGCCGCCGTGGGGAAGAAATTGGGAAAAAAGCTCGTGAAGGAGCGCCTCGCGGCCTGCGTCCAGGTCGTTCCCGGCCTCACCTCGATCTACCGCTGGGAGGGAAAGATCGAGACCTCCAAGGAACACCTCCTCCTCCTCAAAAGTGCCGACGAACTCTGGCCCTCCCTCCAGGCCGCCGTCCGGGAGAATCACCCCTACGACTGTCCGGAGATCGTCGCCGTCCCCCCGGGGCAGGTGTCGAAGAAATACGCCGCGTGGTGGCGCGAGGCGTTGGGGTATTGA
- a CDS encoding NUDIX domain-containing protein, whose protein sequence is MNESLLSLSASLFRHCPRCAATAEPETQGNRFDCPACGFVYHFNPATAATVFVVDGEERLLLIRRQHEPAKGSLGLPGGFIDAGERAEAAARREVLEETGVVLEGLHFLATHSNLYPYKGILYPVLDLFFFARVASFQTATPRDEVDEIILTPIDEVNPADLAFASMRAAWADFQAYRTA, encoded by the coding sequence ATGAACGAAAGCCTCCTTTCCCTCTCCGCCTCGCTCTTCCGCCATTGCCCGCGCTGCGCGGCGACGGCGGAACCTGAAACGCAGGGCAACCGCTTCGACTGTCCCGCCTGCGGCTTCGTCTACCACTTCAACCCCGCGACTGCCGCGACGGTCTTCGTCGTCGATGGGGAAGAGCGGCTCCTCCTCATTCGCCGCCAGCACGAACCGGCCAAGGGAAGCCTCGGCCTGCCGGGAGGCTTCATCGACGCGGGAGAACGGGCCGAAGCAGCGGCGAGGCGCGAGGTGCTGGAGGAAACGGGAGTCGTCTTGGAGGGCCTCCACTTCCTCGCCACCCATTCCAATCTCTATCCCTACAAGGGCATCCTCTATCCCGTCCTCGACCTCTTTTTCTTTGCGCGGGTCGCATCCTTCCAGACGGCCACTCCCCGGGACGAGGTCGATGAAATCATACTCACCCCGATCGACGAGGTGAATCCCGCCGACCTCGCCTTTGCCTCGATGCGGGCGGCGTGGGCCGATTTCCAGGCGTACCGGACAGCCTAG
- a CDS encoding NADPH-dependent FMN reductase, producing the protein MPLRILAISGSLRRGSSNTMLLRAAASVASTLEGIEIVPYEGLATLPPFNPDDAEDEPAPVSRFREAIRRADGLLISSPEYAHGVPGVLKNALDWLVATTDLEAKPIALLNTSARATHAQASLTETLTVMMGRIVPAASPLIALDCHKGLDAAGMLAEPAIALPLRTALTAFRETLSRP; encoded by the coding sequence ATGCCCCTCCGCATCCTCGCCATTTCCGGGAGTCTGCGGAGGGGTTCCTCGAACACGATGCTCCTTCGCGCCGCCGCTTCCGTGGCCTCGACGCTGGAGGGAATCGAGATCGTCCCATACGAGGGGCTCGCCACCCTTCCCCCCTTCAATCCCGACGACGCGGAGGACGAACCTGCCCCGGTCTCCCGCTTCCGCGAGGCGATCCGGCGCGCCGACGGCCTCCTGATTTCGAGCCCCGAGTATGCCCACGGCGTCCCCGGCGTGCTGAAGAACGCCCTCGACTGGCTCGTCGCCACCACCGACCTCGAAGCCAAGCCGATCGCCCTCCTGAACACCTCCGCCCGGGCGACCCACGCCCAGGCCTCGCTGACGGAGACCCTCACCGTGATGATGGGCCGGATCGTCCCGGCAGCCTCCCCGCTGATCGCCCTCGATTGCCACAAGGGGCTCGACGCGGCGGGGATGCTCGCCGAACCGGCCATTGCCCTCCCGTTGCGGACCGCCCTGACCGCCTTCCGGGAAACCCTATCCCGTCCATGA
- a CDS encoding glycine--tRNA ligase, whose product MAENQLMEKIVALCKRRGFIFQSSEIYGGLNGVWDYGPLGADLKRNIKDHWWKAMTRFRDDIVGLDGSILMNRAVWQASGHEREFSDDLVDCKQCQSRFRADQIPPNKPGQKPGSCPECGGEFTAPRAFNLLFQTYVGPFTTEEAKTYLRPETAQAIFVQFKNVLEVSRKKLPFGIAQIGKAFRNEINPRNFIFRSREFEQMEVEYFCKPDQGMALVDQWLEDRLRWYEEIGIPRKKIHVLDIPDGDRAFYSKKTYDLEYEFPFGIQELEGIAYRTDYDLTQHQNASGKSLDYFDEETKERFIPHVVEPSAGADRCLLAVLCEAYDEEKTVDEKGVEEIRVVMRFSPRIAPIKVGIFPLLKNKPALVEKAKAVTDLLRPHMAVFYDESGAIGRRYRRIDEVGVPFGITIDFETLEGAKEGEYAGLPDTVTLRYRDSMKQERVKIEDLVAKLCAAIA is encoded by the coding sequence ATGGCGGAAAACCAGCTTATGGAAAAGATCGTCGCGCTGTGCAAGCGTCGCGGCTTCATCTTTCAGTCGTCCGAAATCTACGGGGGCCTCAACGGCGTCTGGGACTACGGCCCCCTCGGGGCCGACCTGAAACGCAACATCAAGGACCACTGGTGGAAGGCGATGACCCGCTTCCGGGACGACATCGTCGGCCTCGACGGCTCGATCCTGATGAACCGCGCCGTCTGGCAGGCCAGCGGCCACGAGCGGGAGTTCTCCGACGACCTCGTCGACTGCAAGCAGTGCCAGTCCCGCTTCCGCGCCGACCAGATCCCCCCGAACAAGCCCGGCCAGAAACCCGGCTCCTGCCCCGAGTGCGGCGGGGAGTTCACCGCGCCCCGGGCGTTCAACCTCCTCTTCCAGACCTACGTCGGCCCCTTCACGACCGAGGAGGCGAAGACCTACCTCCGGCCCGAGACCGCCCAGGCGATCTTCGTCCAGTTCAAGAATGTCCTCGAGGTCTCCCGGAAGAAGCTCCCCTTCGGCATCGCCCAGATCGGCAAGGCCTTCCGCAACGAGATCAACCCCCGCAACTTCATCTTCCGGTCCCGCGAGTTCGAGCAGATGGAGGTCGAATACTTCTGTAAGCCCGACCAGGGCATGGCCCTCGTCGACCAGTGGCTCGAGGACCGGCTCCGCTGGTACGAGGAGATCGGCATCCCGCGCAAGAAGATCCACGTCCTCGACATTCCGGACGGCGACCGTGCCTTCTACTCGAAGAAGACCTACGACCTCGAATACGAGTTCCCCTTCGGCATCCAGGAGCTGGAAGGCATCGCCTACCGCACCGATTACGACCTGACGCAGCACCAGAACGCGAGCGGCAAGTCCCTCGACTACTTCGATGAGGAGACGAAGGAGCGCTTCATCCCCCACGTCGTCGAGCCGAGCGCCGGGGCCGACCGCTGCCTCCTGGCCGTCCTCTGCGAGGCCTACGACGAGGAAAAGACCGTCGACGAGAAGGGCGTAGAGGAAATCCGCGTCGTCATGCGCTTCTCCCCCCGGATCGCCCCGATCAAGGTCGGCATCTTCCCCCTCCTGAAGAACAAGCCCGCCCTCGTCGAGAAGGCGAAGGCCGTCACCGACCTCCTCCGCCCCCACATGGCGGTCTTCTACGACGAGAGCGGCGCCATCGGCCGCCGCTACCGCCGCATCGACGAAGTCGGCGTCCCCTTCGGCATCACGATCGACTTCGAGACCCTCGAAGGCGCGAAGGAAGGCGAATACGCGGGCCTGCCCGACACCGTCACCCTCCGCTACCGCGATTCGATGAAGCAGGAGCGGGTGAAGATCGAGGATCTCGTCGCCAAGCTCTGCGCCGCCATCGCGTAG
- a CDS encoding AsmA-like C-terminal region-containing protein, giving the protein MEETKPEPPEQPKPPGPPTPEKAKEEQGCDGAVNAVSQEVHEVVDHMLRAGKAAEEATIAATRRTWSRLQKFLAGLGLSTLGVIVTAILVVVLILRFYGLPPQVKAYVLKELEERGIAVSFDKLLLDPTGAILAERLSVFRTTERQDLILQVDQVRLGIAWFSWWRGQPLLQSATVRNAAVHLPLTPDSTVNLTQVNARVDWTQGGKGIVIRQAQARLLNLEFDVRGSILIDGPLPVRKSAVDASARERIDALWRQVVAVADDFDTQRPVPVRIDFALATSTPENATVHALVATKNIRWRGVLINEVEAGADLQDGAATLSECRVKLARGEFTASGEASLKDATARLEFFSNLDFTPLASALSPKVATVVGQFRFDDLPAFSGRASASWNGPLALNVQADVDWENFSCAGIYYDRLVIPLAYDGQRFFIPEARLEQRNGGRGTLSLLWNRGTPPAPGDTAANGGTNAAAAAVSVAPSIRGKVDSTLDPTVFFGLFGPAADAFLGSLWFDGQKSAPVLAATLEGASADYNDWLVSGQLKVGKCEYKKIAIDSFDAAFAYRNKAINVKSFTVRRKEGTATGAVIDDFANRMVKIPGITSTVTIQEVAPALGVKFTGYVAPYVFDKPPKLKVSGTVDLNETRPKLDTDLTIAVDSDATLFYKIYKIPFPVEKTKATIRIVDRTLDLKLDSARLFDGGLTGTIRILLTEEQALDTALRITDGDFHKAMYTLYKSDKESGRLNLQLNLAGKLGDISSFKGGGAFTVDDGYVLSIPFLGGLSNLVSSIIPGFGTSKADQGKCSFTITNGVLHTDDLSIASAFFNVLGTGDVDFAKNAVSLDMRVNLRGIMSFLGYPLSKLFEYHGSGTLESLDWKSKNL; this is encoded by the coding sequence ATGGAAGAAACAAAACCAGAACCCCCGGAACAGCCGAAGCCCCCCGGGCCGCCGACGCCCGAAAAGGCGAAGGAGGAGCAGGGCTGCGACGGCGCGGTCAACGCGGTTTCCCAGGAAGTCCACGAGGTCGTCGACCACATGCTCCGCGCCGGGAAGGCGGCGGAGGAGGCGACGATCGCGGCGACCCGCCGGACGTGGAGCCGCCTCCAGAAGTTCCTCGCCGGGCTCGGCCTCTCCACCCTCGGCGTCATCGTCACGGCGATCCTCGTCGTGGTCCTCATCCTCCGCTTCTACGGCCTCCCGCCGCAGGTGAAGGCCTACGTGCTGAAGGAGCTGGAGGAGCGCGGCATCGCCGTCTCCTTCGACAAGCTCCTCCTCGACCCTACCGGCGCGATCCTCGCGGAGCGGCTCTCCGTCTTCCGCACCACGGAGCGGCAGGACCTCATCCTCCAGGTCGACCAGGTCCGCCTCGGCATCGCCTGGTTCTCCTGGTGGCGCGGCCAGCCGCTGCTCCAGAGCGCCACGGTCCGCAACGCGGCGGTCCACCTCCCCCTCACGCCCGACAGCACCGTGAACCTCACCCAGGTCAACGCCCGGGTCGACTGGACCCAGGGCGGGAAGGGGATCGTCATCCGGCAGGCCCAGGCCCGGCTCCTGAACCTCGAGTTCGACGTCCGGGGCTCGATCCTGATCGACGGACCCCTTCCCGTGCGGAAGTCGGCGGTCGACGCCTCGGCCCGGGAGCGGATCGACGCCCTCTGGCGGCAGGTCGTCGCCGTCGCCGACGACTTCGACACCCAGCGCCCCGTCCCCGTCCGCATCGACTTCGCCCTCGCCACCTCGACGCCGGAGAACGCCACCGTCCACGCCCTCGTCGCGACGAAGAACATCCGCTGGCGCGGCGTCCTCATCAACGAGGTCGAGGCCGGGGCCGACCTCCAGGACGGCGCGGCGACCCTTTCCGAATGCCGCGTGAAGCTGGCGCGCGGGGAATTCACCGCCTCGGGCGAGGCGAGCCTGAAGGACGCGACGGCGCGGCTCGAATTCTTCAGCAACCTCGACTTCACCCCGCTCGCCTCGGCCCTCTCCCCGAAGGTCGCGACCGTCGTCGGCCAGTTCCGCTTCGACGACCTCCCCGCCTTCAGCGGCCGGGCCTCGGCCTCGTGGAACGGCCCCCTGGCGCTCAACGTCCAGGCCGACGTCGATTGGGAGAACTTCTCCTGCGCCGGGATCTACTACGACCGCCTCGTCATCCCGCTCGCCTACGACGGGCAACGCTTCTTCATCCCCGAGGCCCGGCTGGAGCAGCGGAACGGCGGCCGAGGCACCCTCAGCCTCCTGTGGAACCGGGGCACGCCGCCCGCGCCGGGCGATACCGCCGCGAATGGCGGCACCAACGCTGCCGCCGCCGCCGTTTCCGTCGCTCCCTCGATCCGGGGCAAGGTCGATTCGACGCTCGATCCGACGGTCTTCTTCGGCCTCTTCGGCCCCGCCGCCGACGCCTTCCTCGGGAGCCTCTGGTTCGACGGGCAGAAGAGCGCCCCCGTCCTCGCGGCGACGCTGGAGGGGGCCTCGGCCGATTACAACGACTGGCTCGTCTCCGGCCAGCTGAAGGTCGGCAAGTGCGAGTACAAGAAGATCGCCATCGACTCCTTCGACGCCGCCTTCGCCTACCGGAACAAGGCGATCAACGTGAAGAGCTTCACTGTCCGGCGGAAGGAAGGAACCGCCACCGGCGCGGTGATCGACGACTTCGCCAACCGCATGGTGAAGATCCCCGGCATCACCTCGACGGTGACCATCCAGGAGGTCGCCCCCGCCCTCGGCGTGAAGTTCACCGGCTACGTCGCCCCCTATGTCTTCGACAAGCCGCCGAAGCTGAAGGTCTCCGGCACCGTCGACCTCAACGAGACCCGCCCGAAGCTCGACACCGACCTCACCATCGCCGTCGATTCCGACGCGACGCTCTTCTACAAGATCTACAAGATCCCGTTCCCGGTCGAGAAGACGAAGGCGACGATCCGCATCGTCGACCGGACCCTCGACCTGAAGCTCGACTCGGCCCGCCTCTTCGACGGCGGCCTCACCGGGACGATCCGCATCCTCCTGACCGAGGAGCAGGCCCTCGACACCGCCCTCCGCATCACCGACGGCGACTTCCACAAGGCGATGTACACTCTCTACAAGAGCGACAAGGAATCGGGTCGCCTCAACCTCCAGTTGAACCTCGCCGGGAAGCTCGGCGACATCTCCTCCTTCAAGGGCGGGGGCGCCTTCACCGTCGACGACGGCTACGTCCTCTCGATCCCGTTCCTCGGCGGCCTCTCGAACCTCGTCAGCTCGATCATCCCCGGCTTCGGCACCAGCAAGGCCGACCAGGGGAAGTGCAGCTTCACGATCACGAACGGCGTTCTCCACACCGACGACCTCTCCATCGCCAGCGCCTTCTTCAACGTCCTCGGCACCGGCGACGTCGACTTCGCGAAGAACGCCGTCTCCCTCGACATGCGGGTCAACCTCCGGGGCATCATGAGCTTCCTCGGCTACCCGCTGAGCAAGCTCTTCGAGTACCACGGGAGCGGCACGCTCGAGTCGCTCGATTGGAAGTCGAAAAACCTATGA
- a CDS encoding deoxyribonuclease IV — translation MSSPSSWEKAFKGRLFGAHTSTAGGFVRAVERAVACRFTAAQIFVKNNKQWMAPPIAAEDAKAFKDAQQKAGLFVCGHSGYLINLGSGADEMIEKSTASLTAELERAELLGLPFVVHHPGSPGKDGEEAGLERITARMKEILKATKKAKVRVALECTAGQGGHLGWRLEHLRELLSRIDVPDRLGVCLDTAHLFAAGYDLRTRADYDKTMKEIETVIGTERVLCFHLNDSKVPFNSRKDRHDNLGEGEIGLDAFKWLVADPRWKKTPMVLETPKEEEMAEDVANWEKLVPFVK, via the coding sequence ATGAGTTCACCTTCATCCTGGGAAAAAGCATTCAAGGGCCGCCTTTTCGGCGCCCACACCTCGACGGCGGGCGGCTTCGTCCGCGCCGTCGAGCGGGCCGTCGCCTGCCGCTTCACCGCCGCGCAGATCTTCGTCAAAAACAACAAGCAGTGGATGGCCCCGCCCATCGCCGCGGAGGACGCGAAGGCGTTCAAGGACGCGCAGCAGAAAGCGGGCCTCTTCGTCTGCGGCCACAGCGGCTACCTGATCAACCTCGGTTCCGGCGCGGACGAGATGATCGAGAAATCGACCGCCTCCCTCACGGCGGAACTCGAGCGGGCCGAGCTGCTCGGTCTTCCCTTCGTCGTCCATCATCCGGGAAGCCCGGGCAAGGATGGCGAGGAAGCGGGGCTGGAGCGGATCACCGCGCGGATGAAGGAAATCCTGAAGGCGACGAAAAAGGCGAAAGTCCGCGTCGCCCTCGAGTGCACCGCCGGGCAGGGCGGCCACCTCGGCTGGCGGCTCGAGCACCTCCGGGAACTGCTCTCCCGGATCGATGTTCCCGACCGCCTCGGCGTCTGCCTCGACACCGCCCACCTCTTCGCGGCCGGGTACGACCTCCGCACCCGCGCCGACTACGACAAGACCATGAAGGAGATCGAGACGGTGATCGGGACCGAGCGCGTCCTCTGCTTCCACCTGAACGACTCCAAAGTCCCCTTCAACTCCCGCAAGGACCGCCACGACAACCTCGGCGAGGGCGAAATCGGCCTCGACGCCTTCAAATGGCTCGTCGCCGATCCCCGCTGGAAGAAGACCCCCATGGTGCTCGAAACGCCGAAGGAAGAGGAGATGGCCGAAGACGTGGCGAACTGGGAGAAGCTGGTCCCGTTTGTGAAATAA